A stretch of DNA from Roseovarius sp. M141:
CCTGATTACATCGTGATATTGCAACGGACCTTTGGCGACAAATGGTCGGTGCGGCTGGACTTGCCGGACCGGCTGGATCGCGTTGAGGTGTTGCGCGGGCAATTGGAAACAAGCCTGTTGAATCTCGCGCTGAACGCGCGCGATGCGATGCCCGACGGAGGGACGCTGTGCATCAAGGCCCGAAACCTGCGGATCGGGCCGATGCGGGCAGCGGAACAGGCGCGCAAAGTGTCCGGGGATTTTGTCGAACTGACGATCACGGATACCGGCGGCGGCATGTCCGACAGGGTGCGGGCGCGGGCGCTGGAGCCGCTGTTTACCACCAAGAAACGCGGTGACGGAAACGGTCTGGGGCTGGCGATGGTGGACAATTTCGTGCGCGCCCATGGCGGCTGGATCGAGATCGAAAGTGCGCCGGGGCAGGGTGCATCCGTAACGCTTTTCCTGCCAAGCGCAACTCAGACCCGGTCAGGGGGCGCAAACATGTAACCGACGCCGCGCACGGTCTTGATGAATTGTCCGTCACTGGCGTCATCATGCAGCTTGCGCCGGATCTTGCCGATCAGCACGTCGACGCTGCGATCATAGGGGGACCAGGCACGATTGGCGACGATATCCAGGATCTGTTCGCGCGTCAGGATCCGACCACGGCGCTGAACCAGCGTTCGCAGGACCTCGAATTCACGACCAGTCAGCCGGGTCCGTTCCCCTGCCGCCGACAGCAGGGCATGGTGTTCCAGATCCAGTTTCCAGCCGGCAAAGCTGAGCGCCGTTTCAGGCCGATCCGGATCAGGCGCGGGTTCGACCCGCTTCGAATAACGCCGCATCACCGACCGCATGCGGGCCAGCAACTCGCGCGGCTCGAACGGTTTCGTGACATAATCGTCGGCCCCCAGTTCCAGGCAGACGACCTTGTCGATGGTCGAATTCTTGCCCGACAGGATAATCAGAGGATAATCATATTGCGCCCGCAGACGCCGGGCGAGGGTCATTCCGTCCTCGCCCTGTGGAAACCCCAGATCCAGCAGGATCAGGTTGAACGCGTCATCGGCCAGCGCCAGCCGCATCTTGTGCCCCTCGTGAACGGTTTGCACGGCAAAGCCTTCGCCGCCCAGAAACCGCTCGAGGAAGGTACAGATACCCCTGTCGTCATCAACGACGAGAACCTTGTTTGCAATGTGCTCTCCAGCCATGGATCAACACTAATCCGTTTCATTTGGCGACGTCGACTGTGAAGGTAGCGCAGGGAAGGCACGCGAAGCAGGATATTGTCGCGCTGACGGGCCAAGCCATTGAGAAGCTAATTCTATTATGGCGGGTGTGGTCGCCGACAGGCCCGGTGCAGGCGGATCCGGTTACAAAAAATTACAAAAGTGCCAGCTCTGGCGCACACTGCGATTACAAAGCTTCGATACCAATCTTCCTGCCCATGCGACGCTGCGCGATTCGCATCGGATCAGCAAAACGGGGTGCGATTTCGGCACGCCGCTGCACCCAGGGAGGAAACACAATGCCAAGAACCGTATTTGAAGTTGATCTCAACAAGGCGCCGGAAGATCACGACGTCAAGACCCACAACCGCTGGCACCCCGATATCCCATTTGTAGAAATGTTGAAACCCAACGAAACGGTCAGGGTGGAATGTCACGACTGGACCGGCGGACAGATCGGCAACAACGACAGTGCCAACGACATACGCGATGTGGACCTGACCC
This window harbors:
- a CDS encoding winged helix-turn-helix domain-containing protein, with the protein product MAGEHIANKVLVVDDDRGICTFLERFLGGEGFAVQTVHEGHKMRLALADDAFNLILLDLGFPQGEDGMTLARRLRAQYDYPLIILSGKNSTIDKVVCLELGADDYVTKPFEPRELLARMRSVMRRYSKRVEPAPDPDRPETALSFAGWKLDLEHHALLSAAGERTRLTGREFEVLRTLVQRRGRILTREQILDIVANRAWSPYDRSVDVLIGKIRRKLHDDASDGQFIKTVRGVGYMFAPPDRV